TTGAAGATGAGGAAGTGTGTTTCGTGCACGTAAGAGGCTGTACAGAcacttttaatataaatttaagggaAGTGTGACGTTCACTCATAACTTGTCAGACATGAGTTAACATAGTATTTAAAAACTTGGGAGACTTGGAAGACCTTGTTGTTAGGAGCTTTGAAGTTCTAAGGAGTGATTCCAATAAAtccttattatttattaaggaATGCCCAAAGTAATTGTGTGAGataataatcaaatcaattttaaacaaaagaaattaattgaaatacTTTATGATTATCTTGACAATCATTCTATcaaatgtaattaaaaacatacccacaacaaatttaatgaaaatggtttttcttttctgaaaaaacccctaaacttttaagcATTTTTTCCAACCAACAAAATATAATTGcagaaataaaacttaaaatctaaagaTCTACTAACAAAGGGAAATTTCAAGAATACCCTTTACTTTGCAAACTATAACAAAAGAGGCATCTGATAAAATTAATCTGCTCAATTTGCTCCCTAgtttttatcttcttctttttttactttacaACAAGGGACAAGATTGCAAATCTCTTACAAACTTTCTTTTTTCACAACAGAGCAGAAAACATTTCATAGCTCGACATTTAAAAACTCAACCCCACACCTAATTCTCCCCCTAATATTATATATCATCCCCGTTAATTGTCCCTTCTTTTCATAATCATCCCCATAAATTAAAGCACCgcattttagtttctttttaattttcacaacAGAGTAGAAAACATTTCCAAGCCCCCATACCTAATATTcccctaatatttttatatcaaccCCCTGATTTGCCTTCCATCCCCATAATTAAAACGCAGCTTTTTAGCTCCGTACTACCCATAACAACATCAACATGGAATATTTCCCTAATCGCCCCTAATGTTATCTCGATTTTCAAATCCGCCCTccgtttttgaaaaaatattacgGAGGTAATCGGATCTTGAAACTACCGGAGAGTTCTAAATAGAGACGAAACGATCTTATTCTGGATCCAAATATATCTACTCGGATGAACATATTCAGATCTCAGATGTCAAGTCGGAGTATACGCCTGAGATCCCTAGTGGCCGAATCATCGATCGGAACATGCTTCTTCTTCGAGAAAGAAGGCAAAGGAAGAGAACTCGGTTCCGGAGAGACAGCGAAAGCCGATCCAGCGTACACGTCGGATTTTCCGGTCACCGGAGACTTGATATCCACAAATCTGATCTGTTTCGAAACCATTTCTGGATCTGGACCTAACCTATCCGTACCCGTGGCGACCAACCCGTCTTCCTTTCCACCGCCGTTGTTGCTCTTGATCTTCGAATCCAACGACTCTCCGCGCCTCAAAATCGTAACCTTCTCCATCTTGAAATTGTTCGCCACCGTATTCAAGTCATCGACGGAGCCAGATCTCTTCGAAACCCGCTGCTCCGACCCGACTCGCTTCCTCTGGACCGGTTTCCTGGTAAATCTAACGTTCCCGTTGCTGTTATTgctattactattattataattataggTAGGATTAAAGCTACCATTTCCATATCTCCGACGAGAACAAGCCGTCGAAGAAACACGGATCTGTTCAATCAAACAATCCTGAGGCCGTAAAATTTCAGTCCCCATGATAATTTATCCCAAAAAAAGAACtcgagaaaaataaatagaaaagaaaactgagaattagatgaaaaaaatttaagaaaaacgGGATTCGAGCAATTTCAAGACCTCATAAGGGGAAAATCAAAGGAGGAAAAAAGGAAGGTTTCTAGAgtttttttccttcaaattataataatcccttcctttttttttatatattttataactctgTTGTGATATAATCTGTCCACACGAAAGAGATAAGGGAAGAGGGAATATATATAGAAGGGGAAAAAGGATAGGAAAGGAAAGGACGACGAAAAAGATGGAGACGGGTACGGGTCGGATATCGGGTTTAATTTCGGGCTGGGCTAATTTGGTCTTTGGAGTTTGCGTTGACGAGCGCGTCATGTGGGTCCTCTGTAGGACCGGGCAGCTCGGGGAGGTGGGACCCATCACTAAAAAACGAGGAATGTGTGATGACGGCAATCGTTTGTTTTGTTTGGTTGTCGTTAGCCGATGTTCGGACGGAATAACGGAGGTTTGATGTCGGAACGGTTAGTTGTCGGGGTGTGaggttctatttttttttaaaaaggagatttattaattactattaGTGAGTGGGGCCCACATCGAATAAGGactttgctttatttatttattattatttaaataatgacaTTGTCTCTTTATTTTTGTGTTGAACATGGAAACAAGTTAAATATGGGTGttgattttaattgtaattttgtttgATTGGGTGTGGttataattatgtaaatatatttattggtaAAAGTATGTTTATATTAGGAGttggattatattttaatttttgtatactagattaaagagtaaattgataatttttgtaaaaatttatccatttctattattaaaattattgtgattaatGAATAACTAAATAATTACATGTGGTGTGTCACACGTAACTGATTTTGACGTACatgaatcaatttttaatagtagaaatacgtgaaatttttaatagaaatactagtttactttttgatctaacTCATCTTTTAAGTAGAGGaagcaaaatgcaatccaactctTAGTACAAGGGTCTCTATGCTACTTtgatattgtattatttttaaataggaagaatgatttttaaagatttcttttaattcttaaaatatatgtGCACTAATGttatctttctattttaatCATTGGTTTCTacttttaatcatattaaaccaaaaaagtaaaagtaaaatcaatTATACAAAGTGACATGGAATAAAAGGTTACAAAtttctcaaattaaaaaaaataaggaaagaaaaaaaaattaaagtgagTTTGGTTGAAGAATGAAGAAAAGATGTAAATTATTATTCCCTAAAATTGTAAATGACTTGTTGTATAATAAAGTGACCTAAATTTCCTTCTTCTCAAATGCCACAACTATAATCTTCCTacttgtttttcttaaaaagaaGTTATCcacaattaattaagtttatttttaataataactttCCTAATCACATCTCAAATGAAAACTTGTTTACAACCTTATCTTCTTAtcctaattaaattttctaaatttcgaccaattttatttcaaatattttagttaattagattttacaatatatatatatatatatattaagaaaataggAAATTCTTGTTAACAAAATTATTCTCtacaaaaaaaggaaattattaTTCATGGTTGTGTTTAGTTGTAATGTCTAGGAAGCCTTAAAATGTAAACAATTGACAATTTGtacaccaaaataaaatatatttgacaAATTCTATGCCTCAAATagtcaaatatttataaataatgagACTCCATatgttaaacatattttattttatttttaaacttaaaatttgggGTGAATCTTCCTGAGTAAAACCGAAttattgagtatatttatttccagtacttttgattaatataataaataaatatatatatatatatatatatatatatatatatatatatatatatatataaatgggtGGACATTGATTGGGTAGAGAGGGCCCATGTAAGTCCCAATAATGTTCCActaaaagaaaggaagaaaatgacatatataaaagaaaagaagaaacttGGAAAAGCATTTAAAGAATTGTTAAGACTTGAGAGTTTTCGGTTTTGATAAATGAAGGTGTAAGAAAGTAATAATGCATTATTTTCGACACACCATGGTGAAATTCTTTTAATGTAATAGCtatatttattacaaaatttttattattcgaAACTTTATTGTGtcttaagttaaaatattatactatataaattttatccattttatataaaaataaaagaaaaaatgcatttataatttatttattttgtatataaaactattcaaatattttttaaaaattctttaattgaattatattccattaattcataatactaattcaattaaaagctaaataaagaagataagaataaaaaataaaatgattaaagcATTAAAGAAAAAGTATGTGCGCATCATGGGGAACTTTATAAAGGTTTGTGCCCTTCAGAAAACTAAATATGTGGTCACCATTTGAATATTTTTGCCTTTATTAGTCAGTCAATGAGAGTTGACTTTTTCGAATATtgtaatatgaaaataaagaaaaatgttaaattttgaaatttaaatttacctaatgacattcaatattttttttatagattgtatgaactaattaaattaaacttgagTTATGATATAGTAGTAATCATAATCTGATCCGTTTTGTGACCCAGAATCCGATCCGCTCTgtaatttggaatttaatccccAAATAGCCTTTTTTGTATGCACTTTTAAGGACCCTCTTTAAAGGGGTCGGCTCTCTTAAGATTCTCCACTTTTGCTTCTATCTCCTGTAAACATCTATATTAGGAGGAAGATGGACTGGCCAACGGAGCTACCAACTAAATCATGTATCAACAATGATGCGGTGAGTGTGGATCAAACACAACTCCACAATCTCTCTCTCATtctttttcatgaaaaattaagcaacaaacacATAAAAGAGATTTAGGGAGTTGTCCAAAGCTCTCTGCCTTTTTTCTTTATAAGTTgtttccttccattttcttgCAAATCTTCTTCTTTCAACTTCTGCTACCACTTATATTTTTGTTCCCCAAAGATTCGATTATCAATTTGgaataattttttgggttttgggatTTGAGATCAGCcgcttttttattaaatttctacCTACATTTTTTGTCAAATGATTTAGAGATTTGTGCTTCTTTTCCATGATATTATGATTTAGAAATCTATCAAATTTTCTTCCATTCTATTATTTCTATCGACTTCTTTGATTAAAGATATAAAATCAATACATTTTGGGTGGAACTCTTTCTATTTGATTTTAGGTTTCTTCTAGTTACCCATTTCTGTTCCAAAAAATTGTCTTTCTTTGCATGTAaagttttttttggttttttgcaAGTAAATTAGTCTTAGAATGACAAAACGCGTCAGAATAGTTGGATGTATGGTTCTACAAGTTGtattaataatggaattattaATAGTAACAGTgttggttttgtttttgaagtccGGATACAACTTATGTAActttctgacttgggtcacacggccaagccacacgcccgtgtgctaggccgtgtgaacttaataaattgtattaaataggtgtaagggtcacacggccatgccacacgcttgtgtgccaggccatgtgatcaattttgagcattctattttgaaatttttaatatgcaagggacacacagccaaacTACACGCCCAtgcggctgagacacacgctcgtgtctttgCCTGTGTGAGCAAAAATAGGCCATTAccaaggccacttttctcacccaaattgtcCTTCACCTACATTAACCCTTTAACACATTCACATGGCAATACCAATAAtttaaatcaagccaaaaccaagttTAATACATATCATAACACCCCATATGTCCAAGTATTCAATCTTACCTAATTGACCCAAttcacatatatgtatattttaccAATTATGCTAACTCAAATCAATTAACAATGAGCCTACATGATTTCCATCACTTAACCAATTCAAAGACTCATCAAACACATTAAGACCATATATAACACATCAAAATATGTCCATCACAAGCCATTCTAAtagctagttacaaccaaacaTTACATTGCCATTATTAGTCttatctagcctatacatgccattataaccaaaattagtttgcTATATATATACAGAAAAGTCTGgaggatagtgtgatgtggctCCGACTTACTTTCATCCTTTACGAGCTTTcgagtactataaaatagaaggaataaaacaaagtaagcatttaatgcttagtaagttcgtataatggaaatttaacttaccatacaTTTGTATTTAAGGTAAGTATACATAATACAATTATAGCAATTTGGCTAATAACCTAAACACATAGtctcatcaaacatgttagtcatgtgtTTCACATGAATACCAAGAACTATAtatgagctcatcaaatatcaaattccaTGTATGTCGTGCATATACAGATattgtttcaattcaatctctCATTTTCTCATGTTTGGATTTTGCCcgttgaattatttaaaatatcgatggatacacaggtagtacacacgaagtgtagaAATAtgaaatccgtcaattcatattcgagaATGCTCATATGAGCACATAAACGGGAAtctctttcgagccatataacgggaagctcatatgaGCCATGTAGCGGGAAGCTCCGAAAAGCCATTAACAagaagctcatacgagccaatATTGGGAAGGTTCAAGCCAGCTAATATCAGGAAGCTTCAGAGAGCCATTAATTAGGAAGCTCATGAAAGAGCCTTTATTTGgaaagctccgaagagccatataacgggataCTCATAAGAGAtgcggtgtgtccacaacacatgtaggatcacaaccaGTCGGGATGCTCCGAATAGCTATAACGgaaagctcgcaagaaccatataacgggaaactcgtgagagccaaatatcagggtgctcatgagagctaataacgtGACGCTCTTTCAAGCTGTGGtgtatctgcaacacatgcaggaccactaccaattcgggaaccctgtatccatcgaatctcATTTATCCAAATGAGACTTAATATTTATCGAgcattgtcggatatgtgatcaatttcatatatatgatatttatacaattcacatatacaacattcaattcaaacatataaatatacataatttagttacacgaacttaacTTGACAATGTTCGTGTTTGTAAAATCTACTAATTCGACACtttttttcctcaatttaactccgtatttggtctatccggatctaatTGAACCAAATAAGTTTTGTCTTTCTTCAATtctccatggctagggtttccatctttttgatttaggaaagatgataatatgatgatattttatgttattttattattttatcatctttttatcttttactttccaatttagtcattttctttatttattttccattaatgaatcatcatacttatctactaactcctcttaatggtctatttaccatataaggacatcaaattttgaattccatagctatttgatacatatacctattagaactcaacttttgcattttatgcaatttggtcctttccatctaattagacatgtaatcggtaaaattttcttaacgaaattttcataagACATTCCTAacataatgcagaccatgcaataatattaaaataatttttcttcctgacttggatttgtggtctcaaaatcACTGTTCCGGTTTCActaaaaacaggctgttacactTTTCTACATGCTTCTTGATCAAATCTCCAAGTTGAAAGATTCCCTTCCCCCCCTCCCCTTTCAACTCTCTTTCTAGGTAAAAATAGTTGTCCTTCGCTAGTGTCAACGATATTACTAGGATTTTTCTTACATGAACCATTATTATATTTCAATGACCTCGTACAATTGTTTTTCATATCACAACAAAATTCCTTTTCACAATAATTACATTTAGCCTTACTTGCACCCTCACTATTAATAATCTTAGTGAAGTGAGACTAAACTTCTGACC
The window above is part of the Gossypium raimondii isolate GPD5lz chromosome 9, ASM2569854v1, whole genome shotgun sequence genome. Proteins encoded here:
- the LOC105798835 gene encoding uncharacterized protein LOC105798835 gives rise to the protein MGTEILRPQDCLIEQIRVSSTACSRRRYGNGSFNPTYNYNNSNSNNSNGNVRFTRKPVQRKRVGSEQRVSKRSGSVDDLNTVANNFKMEKVTILRRGESLDSKIKSNNGGGKEDGLVATGTDRLGPDPEMVSKQIRFVDIKSPVTGKSDVYAGSAFAVSPEPSSLPLPSFSKKKHVPIDDSATRDLRRILRLDI